From one Ignisphaera cupida genomic stretch:
- a CDS encoding ABC transporter ATP-binding protein, producing the protein MNSYVKLKVVGVDVYYKSYKALSNIEFEVKPGEVTSILGPNGSGKTTLLRTIAKVLKPRCGTIYLDSKSIYEIDDREYAKIVGYLPQQQVFSASMKVFDVVALGRRPYVTWSLGKRDLEVIWNAMKLLEVDQFAYRNVDELSGGERQRVMCARVLAQEPRVLLLDEPVTHLDLRYQIEFLELVKKLTKERNLITIMSLHDLNLAMRYSDKVILMRKGLIYCVGKPDEVLTPQAIRSVFGVEVEIAKNPEPYIVIKGLALGE; encoded by the coding sequence TTGAATAGCTATGTTAAGCTCAAGGTTGTGGGAGTTGATGTTTACTATAAAAGCTACAAGGCTTTAAGCAATATAGAGTTTGAGGTTAAACCAGGAGAGGTAACATCAATTTTGGGACCCAATGGATCAGGTAAAACAACATTGTTGAGAACCATAGCCAAGGTGTTGAAACCAAGATGTGGCACAATATATCTCGATTCTAAAAGTATTTATGAAATAGATGACAGGGAATACGCCAAAATTGTTGGCTATTTACCACAGCAACAAGTTTTTTCAGCATCTATGAAAGTTTTTGATGTTGTTGCTCTTGGGAGAAGACCATATGTGACATGGTCTCTTGGGAAAAGAGATTTGGAGGTAATTTGGAATGCAATGAAGCTTCTGGAGGTGGATCAGTTTGCTTATAGGAATGTGGATGAGTTGAGTGGTGGTGAGAGGCAGAGGGTTATGTGCGCAAGGGTGTTGGCTCAGGAGCCCAGGGTTCTGCTTTTAGATGAGCCTGTAACACATCTTGATTTGAGGTATCAAATAGAGTTTCTTGAGCTTGTTAAGAAGCTGACGAAGGAAAGAAACTTGATCACAATAATGTCTTTACATGATCTCAACTTGGCCATGAGGTATTCAGACAAAGTTATTCTGATGAGGAAAGGTCTTATATACTGTGTTGGGAAACCTGATGAGGTTTTAACACCTCAAGCAATAAGAAGTGTATTTGGGGTGGAGGTGGAGATTGCGAAAAATCCAGAACCATACATAGTGATTAAGGGTTTGGCTTTGGGTGAGTAG
- a CDS encoding FecCD family ABC transporter permease has translation MNLINFPYKKLFLTFLMYIALLPIAMISIALGAYNMPLKEVFRCLLSPWNSQGETSIAYTIMWQYRVPRTLAAMLTGATFAFSGAVIQGVTRNPLASPFTLGISTAASFGAAITIIAGVKVLGLSQTIFSTTQGFAVIAAAALLFSFIQTAIVLTLAYLKGLSPESIVLMGIATTYIYSAGITFLQYFAGETQLREYVHWVIGDLMRVDWSKIPILVLVFVVTVSSIVYLAWDLNALSLGDDVAKNLGVNPKRVRLLASLLSSIATAIVVSITGPIAFVCLMAPHMARLFIGSDNRYLLPLSMAMGSALLTLSDTVARIAMKPVELPVGAVTSLLGALFFVSLYLAHRRRVVMSF, from the coding sequence ATGAATTTAATCAACTTTCCATATAAAAAACTTTTCCTAACTTTTTTAATGTACATAGCTTTGTTACCTATAGCCATGATCTCCATAGCTCTTGGAGCATATAACATGCCATTAAAGGAAGTTTTTAGGTGTTTGCTTAGCCCATGGAATAGCCAGGGAGAAACATCAATAGCATATACAATTATGTGGCAATATAGAGTTCCCAGAACACTAGCAGCTATGCTTACAGGAGCCACATTTGCTTTTTCTGGTGCTGTTATTCAGGGAGTTACCAGAAACCCTCTAGCATCACCATTTACTCTAGGAATCTCTACTGCAGCTAGCTTTGGTGCTGCAATAACTATCATAGCTGGGGTTAAGGTTCTTGGGCTATCACAAACAATTTTCTCAACAACTCAAGGATTTGCAGTTATAGCTGCAGCTGCACTTTTGTTTAGCTTTATTCAAACAGCTATTGTCTTGACTCTTGCCTATCTCAAAGGTCTTTCACCTGAATCGATAGTGTTGATGGGTATTGCAACCACATACATATACTCAGCTGGCATAACATTTCTACAGTACTTTGCTGGTGAAACACAGCTTAGAGAATATGTGCACTGGGTCATAGGGGATTTGATGAGGGTTGATTGGAGCAAAATCCCAATACTAGTACTTGTATTTGTAGTCACAGTCTCATCTATTGTTTACCTTGCTTGGGATCTCAATGCTCTTTCCCTAGGAGATGATGTTGCTAAAAACCTTGGTGTTAACCCGAAAAGGGTAAGGCTTCTAGCCTCATTATTATCATCAATAGCAACAGCAATAGTTGTAAGCATTACAGGGCCCATAGCCTTTGTATGTCTCATGGCACCTCACATGGCAAGACTTTTTATAGGATCGGATAACAGATATCTCTTGCCATTGTCAATGGCCATGGGATCTGCACTTCTAACACTATCAGATACTGTGGCTAGAATTGCTATGAAACCTGTTGAGCTTCCTGTAGGAGCTGTAACAAGTCTTCTTGGAGCACTCTTCTTCGTTTCTCTATACCTTGCACATAGAAGACGTGTGGTGATGAGCTTTTGA